A DNA window from Massilia putida contains the following coding sequences:
- a CDS encoding Mth938-like domain-containing protein, which translates to MKLHSSSTEKYQTVTGYDQSGVEINAQRFDYSVLVMPEVAPRPWPVTRFEDLQTGHFDAIAADKPDVVILGTGERQRFVHPRLVASLSNLRIGVESMDSHAACRTYNILMGEGRKVTLALIIDANDEGAKAE; encoded by the coding sequence ATGAAGCTACATTCCAGCAGCACCGAAAAATACCAGACGGTCACCGGCTACGACCAATCCGGCGTCGAGATCAACGCCCAGCGCTTCGACTACAGCGTGCTGGTGATGCCCGAGGTTGCGCCGCGCCCGTGGCCCGTGACGCGCTTCGAGGACCTGCAAACCGGCCATTTCGACGCCATCGCCGCGGACAAGCCGGACGTCGTCATCCTCGGCACGGGCGAGCGCCAGCGCTTCGTGCACCCGCGCCTCGTCGCCAGCCTGTCGAATCTGCGCATCGGCGTCGAGAGCATGGACAGCCACGCCGCCTGCCGCACCTACAACATCCTGATGGGCGAAGGCCGCAAGGTCACCCTCGCGCTGATCATCGACGCCAACGACGAGGGCGCGAAGGCCGAATGA